CTTCGGCTTGCTCTAAATTAACCGAAACATCTGTAACCTGTTTTATAGATTGTAAGGCTTTTTCAACTGAAGCTTTACATCCATTACAGGTCATGCCTGTAACTGTATAAGTGTGTATCATTATAAATATAATTTAATAAAATTAACCATTAATATATTCCGCTTAAGCGAAACAAAAACAAGTAATTTATCAAATAATATAAACGTCGTGAAGCACTTGAAAATCAATAATCAAGTTGGGTGGTGCATAGTTTTTATGCGGGACACTTTGTTTTGGTACACGTTTGAATAACTGAGAATAGGTATAAACAAATGACTTAATTAAGTACTGTTTACTAAACTGCAGATCGTCAAACGTATTAATTTTTAACTGATCTTGGCCTGTAATAACTTCTATTTCGTTTTTACAACATCCTTTCGTTTTTACTGTAGCTTTTGTTGTAATGACATCTACACCGCATTGTTTAGCTTTTGTAAAAATAGCAATATCTACCAAATGTTCTCCACAGTAGTGACTCTCTATAGTAAAAGATAATGTTGAAACCAACACCACTAATGCCATAACAATAGATACTCCTTTATTTACAATTGTTGTAATCACATTACAAAAGTACAAAATAGATTAATTACTAGTCTAATTTTAAAAAAGCTTTTACGAAGCATTCGAAATTAGCACAATAATTTCGGCACAATTAATGTTAAGTTATATCTTTGACAATTAAATACTAATTTTCCTATGAAATTTAAATTAACCCTATTATTAACTCTTATAACCTTGACCTTTAGTTTTGGTCAAGATAATAGAGCGTTTAGTGCAGGAGAAAAACTAACCTTTTCTGCCGCTTACAACATGTCTGGTATATTAACAGATATAGCGGAAGTAAAAATGGTAGCTAGCCAAATGAAAACTAGCTCGTCTACATTATTACATTTAAAATGTACGGCAACTACGTATAGTAATTTTGATAATTTTTTTAAAATTAGAGATTTATATGAAAGTTATGTAAATCCTAGAACCATTACCCCTTATTTATACAATAGAGAAATTAATGAAGGTGGCTATTACAAGTATGTTAAATACAAATACAATTATAAATCTAATTTAGTAGAGAGCTTGATTAGAAAGAAATCTAAAAATTTCGAGTCTGGATTTTGGGATAAAAAGGAAAAAGTTAAAATAAGTGGAGGTACTAGAGACATTGTGGCAACCATTTATAAAATTAGAACCTTAGACATTAAAAAAGCACCAGTAGGAGCTTCTGATACTTTTACTGTTTTATTTGACAATAAAGAGCATAAATTCCGATTTAAACTACTTGCTAAGGAGACTATTAACACTGCTCTTGGTAAAAAACTGTGTTATAAATTAGCCATTAGTGCTGCAGGAAGCAACGTCCTTAAAGGAAGTAACGCTAATATTTTA
This portion of the Olleya sp. Bg11-27 genome encodes:
- a CDS encoding HYC_CC_PP family protein; this encodes MITTIVNKGVSIVMALVVLVSTLSFTIESHYCGEHLVDIAIFTKAKQCGVDVITTKATVKTKGCCKNEIEVITGQDQLKINTFDDLQFSKQYLIKSFVYTYSQLFKRVPKQSVPHKNYAPPNLIIDFQVLHDVYII
- a CDS encoding DUF3108 domain-containing protein is translated as MKFKLTLLLTLITLTFSFGQDNRAFSAGEKLTFSAAYNMSGILTDIAEVKMVASQMKTSSSTLLHLKCTATTYSNFDNFFKIRDLYESYVNPRTITPYLYNREINEGGYYKYVKYKYNYKSNLVESLIRKKSKNFESGFWDKKEKVKISGGTRDIVATIYKIRTLDIKKAPVGASDTFTVLFDNKEHKFRFKLLAKETINTALGKKLCYKLAISAAGSNVLKGSNANILWLTADENKVPVYAKFKIAVGSGELKIKSATGLKN